The following proteins come from a genomic window of Novosphingobium aromaticivorans DSM 12444:
- a CDS encoding glycerophosphodiester phosphodiesterase family protein encodes MLSLLFGLLDRLLVPAPDAARVGWLKGRTFAHRGLHGPGVPENSPTAFALAIERGMGIECDVQRTADGQAVVFHDWELDRLTGEAGAVIDRRIAELAGIQLSGGTDCIPTLRQFLDQVAGRAPVLIELKSKRSLRAAPLCLAVRRALEGYRGQIAVMSFDPRVSRWFARHSPHIVHGLVVTEEGKRTLSATLKLHASFWQGRPQFLAWDVRDLPSRFVAAQRRRGFPVLTWTVRSAELAARAADCADGPIAEGAGVGA; translated from the coding sequence ATGCTGTCCTTGCTGTTCGGGCTGCTTGACCGCCTGCTGGTCCCCGCGCCCGATGCGGCGCGGGTCGGCTGGCTGAAGGGCAGGACCTTTGCCCATCGCGGGCTTCACGGGCCCGGCGTGCCCGAAAATTCGCCCACGGCCTTTGCCCTCGCCATCGAGCGCGGCATGGGCATCGAATGCGACGTGCAGCGCACCGCCGATGGACAGGCCGTGGTCTTCCACGACTGGGAGCTTGACCGGTTGACCGGAGAAGCCGGCGCGGTGATCGACCGGCGCATCGCGGAACTGGCCGGCATCCAGCTTTCCGGCGGCACGGACTGCATTCCGACGCTGCGGCAGTTCCTGGACCAGGTGGCGGGCCGCGCGCCGGTCCTGATCGAACTCAAATCGAAGCGCAGCCTGCGCGCCGCGCCGCTGTGCCTTGCCGTGCGGCGGGCGCTTGAAGGCTATCGCGGGCAGATTGCGGTGATGAGCTTCGATCCGCGCGTCAGCCGCTGGTTCGCGCGCCATTCGCCGCACATCGTCCACGGCCTGGTGGTGACCGAAGAGGGCAAGCGCACGCTGTCCGCCACGCTCAAGCTGCATGCGTCGTTCTGGCAAGGACGGCCGCAATTCCTCGCCTGGGACGTGCGCGACCTGCCGAGCCGGTTTGTCGCGGCGCAGCGCAGGCGCGGCTTCCCCGTCCTCACCTGGACAGTGCGGTCGGCAGAACTCGCCGCGCGCGCGGCGGACTGTGCCGATGGACCTATTGCCGAAGGCGCCGGCGTCGGCGCATGA
- a CDS encoding RidA family protein, producing the protein MTDRVEAKLAELGLTLPQAAAPVAAYVPTVEAGGLLHVSGQLPFIDGKLVTGRLGEDVSLEDGTAAARACGLMILAQVKAALGSLDRVERVVKLGAFINSTGDFTDQPKVANGASELMAAVFGDAGKHARSAVGVPVLPLGAAVEVDAVLAVRAA; encoded by the coding sequence TTGACCGACCGCGTTGAAGCAAAGCTTGCCGAACTCGGCCTGACGCTGCCCCAGGCAGCAGCTCCGGTCGCCGCCTATGTCCCCACCGTCGAGGCGGGCGGCCTGCTCCACGTTTCGGGCCAGCTTCCGTTCATCGACGGCAAGCTGGTGACCGGCCGCCTTGGCGAGGACGTCAGCCTCGAGGACGGCACGGCTGCCGCGCGGGCCTGCGGGCTGATGATCCTGGCGCAGGTCAAGGCCGCGCTCGGTTCGCTCGACCGCGTGGAGCGCGTGGTCAAGCTTGGCGCATTCATCAACTCCACCGGCGATTTCACCGACCAGCCCAAGGTCGCCAACGGCGCCTCGGAATTGATGGCGGCGGTGTTCGGAGACGCCGGCAAGCACGCGCGCAGCGCGGTCGGCGTGCCTGTGCTGCCGCTTGGCGCGGCGGTCGAAGTCGATGCTGTCCTTGCTGTTCGGGCTGCTTGA